A stretch of Channa argus isolate prfri chromosome 16, Channa argus male v1.0, whole genome shotgun sequence DNA encodes these proteins:
- the hivep2b gene encoding transcription factor HIVEP2 isoform X1, with amino-acid sequence MESLETNAGVKSSTEGQDRNTAQKKCTSEAVQSRRSPSVELEGKGWHQQLHDSQSRDTCGLSEMSDSGKSLQLEDQPSQTQSTSHQDYDVSSYPVQSPKQFPAGTQKVVGQLVSAQSPGPACHRKSPSSHEVQQQTGMDQLSETVCKVEQKPQKPGKYVCDYCGRACAKPSVLKKHIRSHTGERPYPCVPCGFSFKTKSNLYKHRKSHAHSVKAGTVPFSELNSYNANTDQGSFEGEGELFSDAEQSTDTDEDTLNDPLLLLDSPVEASDNTAVKVLNLIAQKKGATSMSTQDGSSQAQEINAPPASAEASRAIQSCTIKQRLALRLSEKRSSDSDHNLSLPSQSSKGSTDSGYFSRSESAEHQTGPPNTNAKSYQEIMFGKCYRPSPKQTTAFIACSTNSSEYIGKHSEKSVSRVFTQEKDTIESIKINTKSFTREEIKEPQLDIGSDMGPLIRSNSMPTSSAVCLTMPQALRGSHSFDERTSTGGMRRLRRQAAFELSAHDGHADTESHGKMAESSFSPTGLEMENHPSVASNMTHQRHAMELATRKRRKEKREEEDLPGQYEGHHEHCEEMCDSSKDFDSRQAALGIMALTKGYSSTMLTQMDRSDMDISVVPEIAGRKTLGNVISVIQHTNSINRPHSEQSEFLKYHRQRKESSSSFHSMETSELYDMERTDSRLRQSFQMGPKLVRQPNIQVPEIRVTVEPDGPEKPLEVQVKDPEKHMEEFQWPQRSETLAQFPPEKLPPKKKRLRLAEIEHSSGESSFESACTSLSRSPSQDSNVSYSSTFSVDREDSLKSVSPARQDEFCKPLELLAVPGSGHSLSVLSQRQQHEMRRSSSEQAPCNLRKEFPEVRSISFDYGSLSLSSKVRHVDAGAGHSAVKERRRGNLVRQESLNMDTEATQVPSQVHLSSTSPPFTAVAVLPQTLPIFSAGNTFPQLSHPSLLVPVRIQTHVPSYGSITYTSVSQFFDNQYASVSSTTATSHPLRLSGNLDSQNVLPYTRPPLTSTLNVEALDLSSAKLKTGIPLSLTSRTISTTNASSGGANKRMLSPASSLDLFIEVKQQKRVKEERMFGQIVEELSAVELGKCNLSEEKGHRSEMQGAAPPHAQDDSRSGKFITLQQKVTEATDHSIESAMESSSLETSSPPYSMISVSEVKEVGMEKRVQMDMVAQLVTSQDVLISGAEHSRLLSQFPSLRTTTGVSWCYLNYTRPSCSHSSAPFSSVYATWCVSSHNPNPLELSTSAALALLRSKQRGDKVIYTLAAMCQPGTGKLVSSLILWRQTVEQLQRKPEPKEVDITYGKKVKDIRVKTAKEEWKEREASATQTVPTRIKIFEGGYKSNEDYVYVRGRGRGKYICEECGIRCKKPSMLKKHIRTHTDVRPYICRVCNFAFKTKGNLTKHMKSKAHMKKCLELGVSVTMDETEIQEHVDDVHHESKTGMTVATKHQFSDAEDSDGMDEEVDEIDEDDDEDDEYEGDSTPKLHSRSTSPQPCGVTSVSVTASTTIHSCSLTSLPGTSIRQQSSGRRTGLDTRPVLTNDSREKSVDEDSLTMLSPDQATFLFDPYSSCLLSPGWESPIREPSPSRLRYPSPRRELSPRGRSSTRWDTSPLRPGSPSLTPIQHLSPVSIERPVSPGSELAGKRESSVRGRQRVVLRAVSPRRGSHQHRGSGDKTRHQAKIEMAQQQGIFEMEMDQRSNLAPALPGAASSHHQNILSHLPLHSQQQANSLLPVVPVGGLQMLQSPPSPTDVTPSSVPSPESSEGQRCSSREGSVHGAETGGEDIRAQSQLSSHQATQEKSPDPGIRDTNQEENVQTCLKAIASLKITTEDPQ; translated from the exons ATGGAGTCACTTGAAACTAATGCAGGGGTGAAAAGCTCCACTGAGGGTCAGGACAGAAATACTGCACAAAAGAAATGCACATCAGAGGCTGTGCAGAGTAGGAGGAGTCCATCAGTCGAACTGGAAGGCAAGGGGTGGCACCAACAACTGCATGACAGTCAAAGCAGAGACACATGTGGTTTAAGTGAAATGTCTGACTCAGGGAAATCATTGCAGTTAGAAGATCAGCCCTCCCAAACACAATCCACAAGCCATCAAGACTACGACGTGTCTTCATATCCAGTACAGTCCCCAAAGCAGTTTCCTGCTGGCACACAGAAAGTCGTAGGTCAGTTAGTTTCTGCACAGTCCCCAGGACCCGCATGTCACAGGAAGTCTCCCAGTTCACATGAAGTCCAACAACAAACAGGAATGGATCAGCTGTCAGAGACTGTGTGTAAGGTGGAACAGAAACCACAAAAGCCTGGGAAGTATGTTTGTGATTACTGTGGAAGGGCATGCGCCAAACCCAGCGTGCTTAAGAAACACATTCGCTCTCACACCGGCGAACGACCCTATCCATGTGTCCCCTGTGGATTCTCCTTCAAAACCAAGAGTAAtttatataaacacagaaaGTCCCATGCTCACTCGGTCAAAGCTGGAACGGTGCCATTCTCAGAACTCAATTCTTACAATGCCAATACAGACCAGGGGTCTTTTGAAGGGGAAGGAGAGTTGTTCTCTGATGCAGAGCAAAGCACAGACACGGACGAGGACACTCTTAATGACCCGCTGCTCTTGCTGGACTCTCCAGTGGAGGCATCAGATAACACTGCTGTAAAAGTACTAAATCTCATTGCTCAGAAAAAGGGAGCCACGTCGATGTCAACTCAGGATGGTTCATCCCAGGCCCAAGAAATCAATGCACCCCCTGCCAGTGCTGAGGCTAGCCGTGCAATTCAATCTTGCACGATCAAACAGAGGCTTGCACTAAGGCTGTctgaaaaaagaagcagtgaCTCTGACCACAATCTGTCCCTCCCAAGTCAGTCTAGCAAGGGCAGCACAGACTCTGGCTACTTCTCGCGCTCTGAGAGCGCCGAGCACCAGACTGGTCCACCAAACACCAACGCAAAATCTTATCAAGAAATTATGTTCGGGAAGTGTTACAGGCCAAGCCCTAAGCAGACAACAGCTTTCATAGCTTGCAGCACGAACTCAAGTGAATATATTGGGAAGCATTCAGAAAAAAGTGTTTCCCGAGTCTTCACTCAAGAGAAAGACACTATTGAGTcaatcaaaataaacacaaaatcgTTCACAAGAGAGGAGATAAAAGAACCCCAGTTAGACATTGGCTCTGATATGGGGCCTCTGATCAGAAGCAACTCAATGCCAACATCCTCAGCAGTGTGTCTAACTATGCCTCAAGCCCTCCGAGGCAGCCACTCCTTTGATGAAAGAACAAGTACTGGGGGAATGAGAAGGCTCAGGCGTCAAGCTGCTTTTGAACTTTCTGCACATGACGGCCACGCAGATACCGAGAGCCATGGGAAGATGGCCGAGAGTAGCTTTTCACCTACAGGATTGGAAATGGAAAATCATCCCTCTGTGGCGTCTAATATGACTCATCAGAGACACGCAATGGAATTGGCAACAAGGAAGCgaaggaaagagaagagggaagaGGAGGATTTGCCTGGCCAGTATGAGGGCCATCATGAACATTGTGAAGAAATGTGTGATTCAAGCAAGGACTTTGATTCAAGACAAGCTGCATTGGGCATTATGGCTTTAACTAAAGGTTATTCCTCAACTATGCTAACTCAGATGGATAGGTCTGACATGGACATATCAGTGGTGCCTGAAATTGCTGGTCGAAAAACTTTAGGGAATGTAATATCAGTTATTCAGCACACAAACTCCATAAACAGGCCTCATTCTGAACAGTCCGAATTTTTAAAGTATCATAGGCAGAGAAAGGAAAGTAGTTCCTCATTTCATTCTATGGAGACAAGTGAATTATATGACATGGAAAGGACTGATAGCAGACTACGGCAGTCCTTTCAAATGGGCCCCAAACTTGTGCGGCAGCCCAACATACAAGTCCCTGAGATTAGGGTCACGGTAGAGCCCGACGGTCCAGAAAAACCTTTGGAGGTGCAGGTGAAGGACCCAGAGAAGCACATGGAGGAATTTCAGTGGCCTCAAAGGAGTGAAACTTTAGCACAGTTCCCTCCGGAAAAACTCCCTCCAAAGAAGAAAAGGCTACGTTTAGCTGAAATTGAGCACTCCTCTGGTGAATCTAGTTTTGAGTCTGCCTGCACCAGTCTCTCCCGCAGTCCGAGCCAAGACAGCAACGTATCTTATAGTTCCACCTTTTCTGTTGACAGGGAGGACAGCTTGAAGTCAGTCTCTCCAGCCAGGCAAGATGAATTTTGCAAACCATTGGAGCTCTTAGCTGTGCCAGGCAGTGGGCACTCCCTCTCTGTGCTCAGCCAGCGTCAACAACATGAGATGAGGCGCTCCTCCTCAGAACAAGCGCCGTGTAACTTGCGCAAGGAGTTCCCAGAGGTACGCAGCATATCGTTTGACTACGGCAGTCTTTCTCTGTCATCCAAAGTTAGACACGTGGACGCCGGTGCTGGCCACTCTGCtgtgaaggagaggaggaggggaaacTTGGTGCGACAGGAGTCACTGAATATGGACACCGAAGCAACACAAGTCCCATCACAAGTGCACCTCAGCAGCACCTCCCCTCCATTCACAGCAGTTGCTGTCCTGCCACAGACTTTGCCAATATTTTCTGCCGGGAATACATTTCCTCAGCTGTCACATCCAAGCCTCTTAGTTCCTGTAAGAATACAGACTCATGTGCCATCCTATGGCAGTATCACATACACCTCAGTATCACAGTTTTTCGACAATCAGTACGCCAGTGTTAGCTCCACCACAGCCACCTCTCACCCTTTACGTTTGTCTGGAAATCTCGATTCTCAAAATGTATTACCTTATACCAGACCACCTTTGACATCCACCCTAAATGTTGAAGCCCTTGATTTGTCATCAGCTAAGCTCAAAACAGGCATCCCCCTTTCTCTGACTTCCAGAACTATCTCGACCACCAATGCCTCCAGTGGTGGCGCGAACAAACGGATGCTATCACCTGCCAGCAGCTTGGACCTGTTCATAGAGGTCAAGCAGCAAAAACGTGTGAAAGAGGAAAGAATGTTTGGGCAGATTGTAGAAGAGCTCAGTGCTGTGGAGTTGGGGAAATGTAATTTGAGTGAAGAGAAGGGGCACAGGTCAGAGATGCAGGGTGCAGCCCCACCTCATGCCCAGGATGACTCACGTAGTGGTAAATTTATTACACTTCAGCAAAAAGTGACAGAGGCCACTGACCACAGCATTGAGTCAGCTATGGAAAGCAGCTCCCTGGAAACTAGCTCACCTCCCTACTCCATGATATCAGTCAGTGAAGTGAAAGAAGTTGGCATGGAGAAACGAGTGCAGATGGACATGGTGGCACAGCTGGTTACCAGTCAAGACGTCCTGATCTCAGGCGCTGAGCATTCGAGGCTGTTATCTCAGTTTCCAAGTCTTCGCACGACGACAGGTGTGAGCTGGTGCTATCTCAACTATACCAGGCCGAGCTGCTCCCACAGCAGTGCCCCTTTCTCCTCCGTGTACGCCACCTGGTGCGTGAGTTCCCACAACCCAAACCCTCTTGAACTAAGTACCAGTGCTGCTTTGGCTCTGCTGCGGTCCAAACAGAGGGGAGATAAGGTTATATACACTCTGGCTGCCATGTGTCAGCCTGGCACAGGGAAACTAGTTTCATCCCTCATCCTGTGGAGGCAGACCGTGGAACAG CTGCAGAGGAAACCGGAGCCCAAAGAGGTGGACATCACCTATGGGAAGAAGGTGAAAGACATCAGAGTGAAAACGGCCAAGGAGGAGtggaaagagagggaggctTCTGCAACCCAAACAGTGCCAACTCGTATTAAGATATTTGAGGGAGG GTACAAGTCCAATGAAGATTATGTGTACGTAAGAGGTCGAGGACGGGGGAAATACATCTGCGAGGAATGTGGTATTCGCTGTAAGAAGCCGAGCATGCTGAAAAAACATATCCGGACCCATACAGATGTGAGACCCTATATCTGCAGGGTCTGCAACTTTGCGTTCAAAACGAAAG GAAACCTGACGAAACATATGAAGTCAAAGGCTCATATGAAGAAGTGTCTTGAACTTGGAGTGTCAGTTACGATGGATGAGACAGAGATACAAGAACATG tagaTGACGTCCATCATGAGTCCAAGACAGGAATGACAGTCGCAACCAAACACCAGTTCTCAGACGCTGAGGACTCAGACGGTATGGATGAGGAAGTTGACGAGATCGATGAAGACGATGACGAGGACGATGAATATGAGGGGGACTCCACTCCAAAGCTGCATTCAAGAAGTACAAGCCCTCAGCCATGTGGAGTTACATCTGTGTCAGTTACAGCCTCTACCACCATTCACAGCTGTTCCCTTACCTCCCTGCCCGGCACCAGTATCCGGCAACAGTCCTCTGGCAGGCGGACGGGCTTGGATACTCGACCTGTCCTCACAAATGACTCGAGAGAGAAGTCTGTGGATGAAGACTCTCTGACCATGCTGTCTCCAGACCAGGCCACTTTCCTCTTTGACCCTTACTCCTCTTGTCTGCTGTCTCCTGGCTGGGAGTCTCCCATCAGGGAGCCCTCTCCTTCACGTCTGCGTTATCCGTCCCCAAGGCGAGAGCTCTCCCCACGAGGTCGCTCCTCTACCAGATGGGACACCTCCCCGCTGAGGCCTGGCTCGCCCAGCCTTACACCCATTCAGCACCTCTCCCCAGTCTCCATTGAACGGCCCGTGTCTCCGGGATCAGAGTTGGCTGGAAAGCGAGAATCCTCGGTCAGGGGTCGACAGAGAGTGGTCCTGAGAGCCGTTTCACCACGTAGAGGCTCACACCAACACAGAGGCAGTGGTGATAAAACCAGACACCAGGCAAAGATAGAGATGGCTCAACAACAGGGCATCTTTGAAATGGAAATG GATCAAAGGAGCAACTTGGCTCCTGCTCTGCCTGGTGCTGCCAGTTCACATCACCAGAACATCCTGAGCCACCTCCCTCTTCACTCTCAGCAGCAGGCCAACAGTTTGCTCCCCGTTGTTCCTGTTGGTGGGCTCCAGATGTTACAGTCTCCGCCTTCCCCCACTGATGTCACCCCCTCCTCTGTGCCAAGCCCCGAGAGCAGCGAGGGACAGCGGTGCAGCAGCAGGGAGGGATCTGTTCACGGGGCTGAGACAGGAGGAGAGGACATCAGAGCCCAGAGCCAACTGTCCTCCCACCAGGCCACTCAGGAGAAAAGCCCCGACCCAGGCATCAGGGACACTAATCAGGAGGAGAACGTCCAGACCTGTCTAAAAGCCATCGCCTCGTTGAAGATTACCACAGAAGACCCTCAGTAA
- the hivep2b gene encoding transcription factor HIVEP2 isoform X2: MESLETNAGVKSSTEGQDRNTAQKKCTSEAVQSRRSPSVELEGKGWHQQLHDSQSRDTCGLSEMSDSGKSLQLEDQPSQTQSTSHQDYDVSSYPVQSPKQFPAGTQKVVGQLVSAQSPGPACHRKSPSSHEVQQQTGMDQLSETVCKVEQKPQKPGKYVCDYCGRACAKPSVLKKHIRSHTGERPYPCVPCGFSFKTKSNLYKHRKSHAHSVKAGTVPFSELNSYNANTDQGSFEGEGELFSDAEQSTDTDEDTLNDPLLLLDSPVEASDNTAVKVLNLIAQKKGATSMSTQDGSSQAQEINAPPASAEASRAIQSCTIKQRLALRLSEKRSSDSDHNLSLPSQSSKGSTDSGYFSRSESAEHQTGPPNTNAKSYQEIMFGKCYRPSPKQTTAFIACSTNSSEYIGKHSEKSVSRVFTQEKDTIESIKINTKSFTREEIKEPQLDIGSDMGPLIRSNSMPTSSAVCLTMPQALRGSHSFDERTSTGGMRRLRRQAAFELSAHDGHADTESHGKMAESSFSPTGLEMENHPSVASNMTHQRHAMELATRKRRKEKREEEDLPGQYEGHHEHCEEMCDSSKDFDSRQAALGIMALTKGYSSTMLTQMDRSDMDISVVPEIAGRKTLGNVISVIQHTNSINRPHSEQSEFLKYHRQRKESSSSFHSMETSELYDMERTDSRLRQSFQMGPKLVRQPNIQVPEIRVTVEPDGPEKPLEVQVKDPEKHMEEFQWPQRSETLAQFPPEKLPPKKKRLRLAEIEHSSGESSFESACTSLSRSPSQDSNVSYSSTFSVDREDSLKSVSPARQDEFCKPLELLAVPGSGHSLSVLSQRQQHEMRRSSSEQAPCNLRKEFPEVRSISFDYGSLSLSSKVRHVDAGAGHSAVKERRRGNLVRQESLNMDTEATQVPSQVHLSSTSPPFTAVAVLPQTLPIFSAGNTFPQLSHPSLLVPVRIQTHVPSYGSITYTSVSQFFDNQYASVSSTTATSHPLRLSGNLDSQNVLPYTRPPLTSTLNVEALDLSSAKLKTGIPLSLTSRTISTTNASSGGANKRMLSPASSLDLFIEVKQQKRVKEERMFGQIVEELSAVELGKCNLSEEKGHRSEMQGAAPPHAQDDSRSGKFITLQQKVTEATDHSIESAMESSSLETSSPPYSMISVSEVKEVGMEKRVQMDMVAQLVTSQDVLISGAEHSRLLSQFPSLRTTTGVSWCYLNYTRPSCSHSSAPFSSVYATWCVSSHNPNPLELSTSAALALLRSKQRGDKVIYTLAAMCQPGTGKLVSSLILWRQTVEQLQRKPEPKEVDITYGKKVKDIRVKTAKEEWKEREASATQTVPTRIKIFEGGYKSNEDYVYVRGRGRGKYICEECGIRCKKPSMLKKHIRTHTDVRPYICRVCNFAFKTKGNLTKHMKSKAHMKKCLELGVSVTMDETEIQEHDDVHHESKTGMTVATKHQFSDAEDSDGMDEEVDEIDEDDDEDDEYEGDSTPKLHSRSTSPQPCGVTSVSVTASTTIHSCSLTSLPGTSIRQQSSGRRTGLDTRPVLTNDSREKSVDEDSLTMLSPDQATFLFDPYSSCLLSPGWESPIREPSPSRLRYPSPRRELSPRGRSSTRWDTSPLRPGSPSLTPIQHLSPVSIERPVSPGSELAGKRESSVRGRQRVVLRAVSPRRGSHQHRGSGDKTRHQAKIEMAQQQGIFEMEMDQRSNLAPALPGAASSHHQNILSHLPLHSQQQANSLLPVVPVGGLQMLQSPPSPTDVTPSSVPSPESSEGQRCSSREGSVHGAETGGEDIRAQSQLSSHQATQEKSPDPGIRDTNQEENVQTCLKAIASLKITTEDPQ, encoded by the exons ATGGAGTCACTTGAAACTAATGCAGGGGTGAAAAGCTCCACTGAGGGTCAGGACAGAAATACTGCACAAAAGAAATGCACATCAGAGGCTGTGCAGAGTAGGAGGAGTCCATCAGTCGAACTGGAAGGCAAGGGGTGGCACCAACAACTGCATGACAGTCAAAGCAGAGACACATGTGGTTTAAGTGAAATGTCTGACTCAGGGAAATCATTGCAGTTAGAAGATCAGCCCTCCCAAACACAATCCACAAGCCATCAAGACTACGACGTGTCTTCATATCCAGTACAGTCCCCAAAGCAGTTTCCTGCTGGCACACAGAAAGTCGTAGGTCAGTTAGTTTCTGCACAGTCCCCAGGACCCGCATGTCACAGGAAGTCTCCCAGTTCACATGAAGTCCAACAACAAACAGGAATGGATCAGCTGTCAGAGACTGTGTGTAAGGTGGAACAGAAACCACAAAAGCCTGGGAAGTATGTTTGTGATTACTGTGGAAGGGCATGCGCCAAACCCAGCGTGCTTAAGAAACACATTCGCTCTCACACCGGCGAACGACCCTATCCATGTGTCCCCTGTGGATTCTCCTTCAAAACCAAGAGTAAtttatataaacacagaaaGTCCCATGCTCACTCGGTCAAAGCTGGAACGGTGCCATTCTCAGAACTCAATTCTTACAATGCCAATACAGACCAGGGGTCTTTTGAAGGGGAAGGAGAGTTGTTCTCTGATGCAGAGCAAAGCACAGACACGGACGAGGACACTCTTAATGACCCGCTGCTCTTGCTGGACTCTCCAGTGGAGGCATCAGATAACACTGCTGTAAAAGTACTAAATCTCATTGCTCAGAAAAAGGGAGCCACGTCGATGTCAACTCAGGATGGTTCATCCCAGGCCCAAGAAATCAATGCACCCCCTGCCAGTGCTGAGGCTAGCCGTGCAATTCAATCTTGCACGATCAAACAGAGGCTTGCACTAAGGCTGTctgaaaaaagaagcagtgaCTCTGACCACAATCTGTCCCTCCCAAGTCAGTCTAGCAAGGGCAGCACAGACTCTGGCTACTTCTCGCGCTCTGAGAGCGCCGAGCACCAGACTGGTCCACCAAACACCAACGCAAAATCTTATCAAGAAATTATGTTCGGGAAGTGTTACAGGCCAAGCCCTAAGCAGACAACAGCTTTCATAGCTTGCAGCACGAACTCAAGTGAATATATTGGGAAGCATTCAGAAAAAAGTGTTTCCCGAGTCTTCACTCAAGAGAAAGACACTATTGAGTcaatcaaaataaacacaaaatcgTTCACAAGAGAGGAGATAAAAGAACCCCAGTTAGACATTGGCTCTGATATGGGGCCTCTGATCAGAAGCAACTCAATGCCAACATCCTCAGCAGTGTGTCTAACTATGCCTCAAGCCCTCCGAGGCAGCCACTCCTTTGATGAAAGAACAAGTACTGGGGGAATGAGAAGGCTCAGGCGTCAAGCTGCTTTTGAACTTTCTGCACATGACGGCCACGCAGATACCGAGAGCCATGGGAAGATGGCCGAGAGTAGCTTTTCACCTACAGGATTGGAAATGGAAAATCATCCCTCTGTGGCGTCTAATATGACTCATCAGAGACACGCAATGGAATTGGCAACAAGGAAGCgaaggaaagagaagagggaagaGGAGGATTTGCCTGGCCAGTATGAGGGCCATCATGAACATTGTGAAGAAATGTGTGATTCAAGCAAGGACTTTGATTCAAGACAAGCTGCATTGGGCATTATGGCTTTAACTAAAGGTTATTCCTCAACTATGCTAACTCAGATGGATAGGTCTGACATGGACATATCAGTGGTGCCTGAAATTGCTGGTCGAAAAACTTTAGGGAATGTAATATCAGTTATTCAGCACACAAACTCCATAAACAGGCCTCATTCTGAACAGTCCGAATTTTTAAAGTATCATAGGCAGAGAAAGGAAAGTAGTTCCTCATTTCATTCTATGGAGACAAGTGAATTATATGACATGGAAAGGACTGATAGCAGACTACGGCAGTCCTTTCAAATGGGCCCCAAACTTGTGCGGCAGCCCAACATACAAGTCCCTGAGATTAGGGTCACGGTAGAGCCCGACGGTCCAGAAAAACCTTTGGAGGTGCAGGTGAAGGACCCAGAGAAGCACATGGAGGAATTTCAGTGGCCTCAAAGGAGTGAAACTTTAGCACAGTTCCCTCCGGAAAAACTCCCTCCAAAGAAGAAAAGGCTACGTTTAGCTGAAATTGAGCACTCCTCTGGTGAATCTAGTTTTGAGTCTGCCTGCACCAGTCTCTCCCGCAGTCCGAGCCAAGACAGCAACGTATCTTATAGTTCCACCTTTTCTGTTGACAGGGAGGACAGCTTGAAGTCAGTCTCTCCAGCCAGGCAAGATGAATTTTGCAAACCATTGGAGCTCTTAGCTGTGCCAGGCAGTGGGCACTCCCTCTCTGTGCTCAGCCAGCGTCAACAACATGAGATGAGGCGCTCCTCCTCAGAACAAGCGCCGTGTAACTTGCGCAAGGAGTTCCCAGAGGTACGCAGCATATCGTTTGACTACGGCAGTCTTTCTCTGTCATCCAAAGTTAGACACGTGGACGCCGGTGCTGGCCACTCTGCtgtgaaggagaggaggaggggaaacTTGGTGCGACAGGAGTCACTGAATATGGACACCGAAGCAACACAAGTCCCATCACAAGTGCACCTCAGCAGCACCTCCCCTCCATTCACAGCAGTTGCTGTCCTGCCACAGACTTTGCCAATATTTTCTGCCGGGAATACATTTCCTCAGCTGTCACATCCAAGCCTCTTAGTTCCTGTAAGAATACAGACTCATGTGCCATCCTATGGCAGTATCACATACACCTCAGTATCACAGTTTTTCGACAATCAGTACGCCAGTGTTAGCTCCACCACAGCCACCTCTCACCCTTTACGTTTGTCTGGAAATCTCGATTCTCAAAATGTATTACCTTATACCAGACCACCTTTGACATCCACCCTAAATGTTGAAGCCCTTGATTTGTCATCAGCTAAGCTCAAAACAGGCATCCCCCTTTCTCTGACTTCCAGAACTATCTCGACCACCAATGCCTCCAGTGGTGGCGCGAACAAACGGATGCTATCACCTGCCAGCAGCTTGGACCTGTTCATAGAGGTCAAGCAGCAAAAACGTGTGAAAGAGGAAAGAATGTTTGGGCAGATTGTAGAAGAGCTCAGTGCTGTGGAGTTGGGGAAATGTAATTTGAGTGAAGAGAAGGGGCACAGGTCAGAGATGCAGGGTGCAGCCCCACCTCATGCCCAGGATGACTCACGTAGTGGTAAATTTATTACACTTCAGCAAAAAGTGACAGAGGCCACTGACCACAGCATTGAGTCAGCTATGGAAAGCAGCTCCCTGGAAACTAGCTCACCTCCCTACTCCATGATATCAGTCAGTGAAGTGAAAGAAGTTGGCATGGAGAAACGAGTGCAGATGGACATGGTGGCACAGCTGGTTACCAGTCAAGACGTCCTGATCTCAGGCGCTGAGCATTCGAGGCTGTTATCTCAGTTTCCAAGTCTTCGCACGACGACAGGTGTGAGCTGGTGCTATCTCAACTATACCAGGCCGAGCTGCTCCCACAGCAGTGCCCCTTTCTCCTCCGTGTACGCCACCTGGTGCGTGAGTTCCCACAACCCAAACCCTCTTGAACTAAGTACCAGTGCTGCTTTGGCTCTGCTGCGGTCCAAACAGAGGGGAGATAAGGTTATATACACTCTGGCTGCCATGTGTCAGCCTGGCACAGGGAAACTAGTTTCATCCCTCATCCTGTGGAGGCAGACCGTGGAACAG CTGCAGAGGAAACCGGAGCCCAAAGAGGTGGACATCACCTATGGGAAGAAGGTGAAAGACATCAGAGTGAAAACGGCCAAGGAGGAGtggaaagagagggaggctTCTGCAACCCAAACAGTGCCAACTCGTATTAAGATATTTGAGGGAGG GTACAAGTCCAATGAAGATTATGTGTACGTAAGAGGTCGAGGACGGGGGAAATACATCTGCGAGGAATGTGGTATTCGCTGTAAGAAGCCGAGCATGCTGAAAAAACATATCCGGACCCATACAGATGTGAGACCCTATATCTGCAGGGTCTGCAACTTTGCGTTCAAAACGAAAG GAAACCTGACGAAACATATGAAGTCAAAGGCTCATATGAAGAAGTGTCTTGAACTTGGAGTGTCAGTTACGATGGATGAGACAGAGATACAAGAACATG aTGACGTCCATCATGAGTCCAAGACAGGAATGACAGTCGCAACCAAACACCAGTTCTCAGACGCTGAGGACTCAGACGGTATGGATGAGGAAGTTGACGAGATCGATGAAGACGATGACGAGGACGATGAATATGAGGGGGACTCCACTCCAAAGCTGCATTCAAGAAGTACAAGCCCTCAGCCATGTGGAGTTACATCTGTGTCAGTTACAGCCTCTACCACCATTCACAGCTGTTCCCTTACCTCCCTGCCCGGCACCAGTATCCGGCAACAGTCCTCTGGCAGGCGGACGGGCTTGGATACTCGACCTGTCCTCACAAATGACTCGAGAGAGAAGTCTGTGGATGAAGACTCTCTGACCATGCTGTCTCCAGACCAGGCCACTTTCCTCTTTGACCCTTACTCCTCTTGTCTGCTGTCTCCTGGCTGGGAGTCTCCCATCAGGGAGCCCTCTCCTTCACGTCTGCGTTATCCGTCCCCAAGGCGAGAGCTCTCCCCACGAGGTCGCTCCTCTACCAGATGGGACACCTCCCCGCTGAGGCCTGGCTCGCCCAGCCTTACACCCATTCAGCACCTCTCCCCAGTCTCCATTGAACGGCCCGTGTCTCCGGGATCAGAGTTGGCTGGAAAGCGAGAATCCTCGGTCAGGGGTCGACAGAGAGTGGTCCTGAGAGCCGTTTCACCACGTAGAGGCTCACACCAACACAGAGGCAGTGGTGATAAAACCAGACACCAGGCAAAGATAGAGATGGCTCAACAACAGGGCATCTTTGAAATGGAAATG GATCAAAGGAGCAACTTGGCTCCTGCTCTGCCTGGTGCTGCCAGTTCACATCACCAGAACATCCTGAGCCACCTCCCTCTTCACTCTCAGCAGCAGGCCAACAGTTTGCTCCCCGTTGTTCCTGTTGGTGGGCTCCAGATGTTACAGTCTCCGCCTTCCCCCACTGATGTCACCCCCTCCTCTGTGCCAAGCCCCGAGAGCAGCGAGGGACAGCGGTGCAGCAGCAGGGAGGGATCTGTTCACGGGGCTGAGACAGGAGGAGAGGACATCAGAGCCCAGAGCCAACTGTCCTCCCACCAGGCCACTCAGGAGAAAAGCCCCGACCCAGGCATCAGGGACACTAATCAGGAGGAGAACGTCCAGACCTGTCTAAAAGCCATCGCCTCGTTGAAGATTACCACAGAAGACCCTCAGTAA